One genomic region from Argentina anserina chromosome 2, drPotAnse1.1, whole genome shotgun sequence encodes:
- the LOC126784543 gene encoding allene oxide synthase 3-like, whose product MSSPSSSAVPKPPPKLPLKQIPGDYGKPFFGAIKDRYDFFYNQGRDEFFKARIQKYNSTVFRTNMPPGPFIAANPKVVTVLDAISFPILFDNSKVEKRDIFDGTYMPSTDFTGGYRICSFLDPSEAKHTSLKNFFLSLLSSNHKNVIPLFHTYFTDLFVKAEAQLLKDGKSDFNALNDKTSFDFIFELFFGKNPSDTTLGSKGSTLVTLWLLPQLTPQITLGLPKVFDVFEDFLLHTFPFPALFVKPAYNKVYKAFYESAADALDEAESNFGISRDEACHNLVFLVCFNAYGGMKLLFPSLLKWVGLAGEDLHRKLRDEIREVVKEAGGKITLAALDKMTLTKSVVYEALRIDPSVPFQYGKAKEDLIIESHDAAFEIKKGEVIFGYQTIATRDGKIFKNPEEFIGDRFVGEGEKLLKYVWWSNGPETVSPAAANKQCPGKDLVVLMNRIMLVEFFLRYDTFTLDVGTFLLGSKVTFKTLTPASS is encoded by the coding sequence ATGTCGTCTCCATCTTCTTCTGCCGTTCCTAAACCACCACCAAAGCTTCCACTGAAACAAATCCCCGGTGACTATGGGAAACCTTTCTTTGGGGCGATCAAGGATCGCTACGATTTTTTCTACAACCAAGGTCGTGACGAGTTCTTCAAAGCCCGGATCCAGAAGTACAACTCCACTGTCTTCCGTACAAACATGCCTCCCGGGCCCTTCATTGCTGCAAACCCGAAGGTCGTGACTGTCTTGGATGCCATAAGCTTTCCAATTCTCTTCGACAACTCTAAAGTCGAAAAACGTGACATCTTTGATGGCACTTACATGCCATCCACAGATTTCACTGGTGGCTATCGCATTTGCTCATTTCTTGACCCATCGGAAGCCAAACACACTTCTCTCAAAAACTTCTTCCTGTCTCTACTCTCTTCTAACCATAAGAATGTCATACCACTTTTCCATACCTACTTCACCGATCTATTTGTCAAAGCCGAGGCTCAGTTGTTAAAAGACGGGAAATCAGACTTTAACGCACTGAATGATAAAACTTCCTTCGACTTCATCTTTGAGCTGTTCTTCGGGAAAAACCCGTCGGACACAACTCTCGGGTCGAAAGGATCCACCTTGGTCACCCTTTGGCTCTTACCCCAACTTACTCCTCAGATCACACTTGGGTTGCCCAAGGTTTTCGATGTTTTCGAAGATTTCTTGCTTCATACGTTTCCTTTCCCAGCTCTTTTTGTCAAACCCGCCTATAACAAGGTTTACAAGGCCTTCTACGAGTCGGCAGCTGACGCCTTGGACGAGGCCGAGAGTAATTTCGGGATTTCAAGAGACGAAGCGTGCCACAACCTTGTGTTCTTGGTCTGCTTCAATGCTTATGGTGGCATGAAGCTTCTGTTCCCTTCCTTGTTGAAATGGGTTGGATTAGCAGGAGAGGATTTGCACCGCAAGCTCCGAGACGAAATCAGGGAAGTTGTTAAGGAAGCTGGAGGTAAGATTACTCTTGCAGCTTTGGATAAGATGACACTAACCAAGTCAGTTGTGTACGAGGCTTTGAGGATTGATCCTTCTGTGCCGTTCCAATACGGAAAGGCTAAGGAGGATCTAATAATCGAGAGCCATGACGCCGCATTTGAGATAAAAAAGGGAGAAGTAATCTTCGGGTATCAGACGATTGCTACTAGGGATGGAAAGATTTTCAAGAACCCCGAGGAGTTTATAGGTGACAGGTTTGTAGGGGAAGGCGAGAAGCTACTGAAGTATGTGTGGTGGTCTAATGGCCCCGAGACGGTGAGTCCTGCCGCGGCGAACAAGCAGTGCCCCGGGAAGGATCTGGTGGTGCTCATGAACCGGATAATGTTGGTCGAGTTCTTCCTTCGTTATGATACTTTTACCCTCGACGTCGGGACGTTTTTGTTGGGATCAAAAGTGACGTTCAAAACTTTGACACCAGCTTCGTCCTGA